From Brachionichthys hirsutus isolate HB-005 chromosome 7, CSIRO-AGI_Bhir_v1, whole genome shotgun sequence, the proteins below share one genomic window:
- the btbd3b gene encoding BTB/POZ domain-containing protein 3, translating into MVDAKGRNMKCLTFFLMLPESVKGKSSKSSKKGNASGSSKLPPVCYEIITLRSKKKKKMAADIFPTKKTASTTTVQQYQQNLNNNNIIQNCNWQGLYSTIRERNSVMFNNELMADVHFVVGQPGRTQRLPGHRYVLAVGSSVFHAMFYGELAENEDEIHIPDVESAAFLAMLKYIYCDEIDLSADTVLATLYAAKKYIVPHLARACVNFLETSLSAKNACVLLSQSCLFEEPELTQRCWEVIDAQAELALRSEGFCDIDSQTLESILQRETLNAKEIVVFEAALTWAEAECQRQELTLSTDNKRKVLGKAMYLIRIPAMALDDFANGAAQSGVLTLTETNDIFLWYTAAKKPELEFVSQPRKGLTPQRCHRFQSCAYRSNQWRYRGRCDSIQFAVDKRVFIAGFGFYGSSCGSAEYSAKIELKRQGVLLGQNLSKYFSDGSSNTFPVWFEYPVQIEPDTFYTASVVLDGNELSYFGQEGMTEVQCGKVTFQFQCSSDSTNGTGVQGGQIPELIFYA; encoded by the exons ATGGTTGATGCCAAAGGAAGGAACATGAAATGTCTGACTTTCTTCTTAATGCTTCCCGAGTCAGTCAAAGGCAAGTCAAGTAAGAGCTCCAAGAAAGGAAATGCCAGTGGCAGCTCCAAGCTGCCCCCAGTCTGTTATGAGATAATCACTCTgaggagcaagaagaagaagaagatggcaGCGGACATTTTTCCAACCAAAAAAACGGCATCCACCACTACAGTGCAACAGTACCAGCAGaacctcaacaacaacaacatcatacAGAACTGCAACTGGCAGGGACTCTACTCCACTATAAGAGAGAG AAACTCAGTAATGTTTAACAATGAGCTGATGGCAGACGTTCACTTTGTGGTGGGTCAGCCCGGACGGACTCAGCGGCTGCCAGGCCACAGA TACGTCTTGGCCGTGGGCAGCTCAGTGTTCCACGCTATGTTTTATGGTGAACTGGCTGAGAACGAGGACGAGATCCACATTCCAGATGTGGAATCGGCAGCATTTCTCGCAATGCTTAA GTACATTTACTGTGACGAGATTGACCTGAGCGCTGACACAGTACTCGCCACTCTTTATGCTGCCAAGAAATACATTGTCCCTCACCTGGCACGTGCCTGTGTCAACTTCCTGGAGACCAGCCTGAGTGCCAAGAATGCCTGCGTGTTGCTCTCCCAGAGCTGCCTGTTCGAGGAGCCGGAGCTGACGCAGCGCTGCTGGGAGGTGATTGATGCCCAGGCTGAGCTGGCGCTACGCTCGGAGGGCTTCTGCGACATCGACTCTCAGACCCTAGAGAGTATCCTACAGCGAGAAACACTCAATGCTAAAGAGATAGTGGTGTTTGAAGCAGCGCTCACTTGGGCTGAAGCTGAGTGCCAAAGACAGGAGCTCACCTTGTCGACTGATAACAAGCGGAAGGTTTTGGGCAAGGCCATGTACCTGATACGCATCCCCGCAATGGCTCTAGATGATTTTGCCAATGGAGCAGCCCAGTCAGGCGTGTTGACACTTACTGAGACCAATGATATCTTCCTGTGGTACACAGCAGCCAAGAAACCCGAGTTGGAATTTGTTAGCCAGCCCAGGAAGGGACTGACACCACAGCGCTGCCACAGATTCCAGTCTTGCGCCTACCGAAGCAACCAATGGCGTTACCGGGGCCGCTGCGACAGCATACAGTTTGCTGTGGATAAAAGAGTTTTCATTGCCGGGTTTGGATTTTACGGATCTAGCTGTGGCTCAGCAGAGTACAGCGCCAAGATTGAGTTGAAGCGACAAGGAGTACTGCTGGGACAAAACCTCAGCAAATACTTCTCCGATGGTTCCAGCAACACCTTCCCAGTGTGGTTCGAGTATCCAGTCCAGATCGAGCCTGACACCTTCTACACTGCCAGTGTGGTTCTGGACGGGAATGAGCTGAGCTACTTTGGACAGGAAGGGATGACAGAGGTGCAATGTGGGAAAGTGACATTTCAGTTCCAGTGCTCATCAGACAGCACTAATGGCACAGGGGTGCAGGGGGGGCAAATTCCTGAGCTCATCTTCTATGCTTGA